One segment of Candidatus Nitrospira nitrosa DNA contains the following:
- the bufA1 gene encoding BufA1 family periplasmic bufferin-type metallophore, with protein sequence MNVKIKKSAIVHSTLLVALSLAGAQSASAAKVPELPVGWEACGGVAKAGMNDCATKASPHACAGMSKTDGAADSYVFLPKGLCEKIANGVVLAATKEDLAKIKEKK encoded by the coding sequence ATGAACGTCAAGATCAAGAAAAGCGCCATCGTCCATTCCACGCTACTCGTCGCATTGAGCTTGGCAGGAGCCCAATCGGCATCGGCCGCTAAGGTTCCGGAACTACCTGTAGGCTGGGAGGCCTGTGGCGGCGTCGCCAAGGCCGGGATGAATGACTGTGCCACTAAAGCCAGTCCGCATGCTTGTGCGGGTATGTCCAAGACCGACGGAGCGGCCGATTCCTATGTTTTCTTGCCAAAAGGGCTGTGCGAAAAAATCGCGAATGGTGTCGTCCTGGCCGCTACGAAAGAGGACCTGGCGAAGATAAAGGAAAAGAAATGA